One window of Candidatus Nitrospira kreftii genomic DNA carries:
- a CDS encoding putative Colanic acid biosynthesis glycosyltransferase WcaL, which yields MRIAYVIPTQTPTTFIYNEMIEVQEAGHDLVIVPLRSSPSSSESPSTISQRIFNRLRPVKTFSASLFDAAIVWISLFMLLRYPIRVFRTLLSLHCAAGLNPFAHAGILVVTPKALAMAYRLRRYGVDHIHAHFAAHAATCAGIAGSVSRIPFSFTAHAYDIYCTAISLRNDTLGWKLRHAAQVFTISEHGKKLLCANLPSTACGHVHKVFVGIPMDMFQEQPPPLIDDHGLRLLCVTRFDTKKGLDTLVDACAILRNQSVAFQLQIYGEGPLRESLARQIARLNLKQYVQLGQSISQEVVAKELAACHMFVMPCRRDPETGDIDGIPTVFMEAMATGRPVISCPVAGVSELVRDGETGLLVPSDNPDALAEAIIRLEGDDSLRIRLGKQARLLAEQQHNQLTNVRQFLNLITKR from the coding sequence ATGCGCATAGCGTACGTCATACCGACACAAACTCCAACGACATTCATTTACAACGAGATGATTGAGGTGCAGGAGGCAGGGCATGATCTGGTGATTGTGCCACTCCGATCGTCACCGTCATCATCAGAATCTCCATCAACAATATCTCAAAGGATTTTCAACAGATTGAGGCCTGTGAAGACATTTTCGGCAAGTTTGTTCGACGCCGCCATAGTATGGATCTCCCTCTTTATGCTTCTACGGTATCCTATCCGTGTTTTCCGCACACTTCTTTCGCTGCACTGTGCTGCAGGTTTGAACCCTTTTGCTCATGCCGGCATCTTGGTTGTGACTCCTAAGGCATTGGCTATGGCCTACAGGCTACGCAGGTATGGAGTCGACCATATTCATGCGCACTTCGCGGCGCATGCGGCTACGTGCGCTGGAATTGCGGGTAGCGTGAGCCGAATTCCGTTTTCTTTCACAGCCCATGCATATGACATCTATTGTACGGCCATAAGTTTACGAAATGACACACTGGGTTGGAAGCTTCGCCATGCTGCGCAGGTATTTACCATCAGCGAGCATGGCAAGAAATTGTTGTGCGCCAACTTGCCCTCCACAGCCTGTGGTCATGTTCATAAAGTATTCGTCGGCATACCCATGGATATGTTCCAAGAGCAGCCGCCACCTCTCATTGATGACCATGGTCTAAGGCTCCTGTGTGTTACGAGGTTTGATACAAAAAAAGGACTTGATACATTAGTTGATGCTTGCGCGATTCTCAGAAATCAATCGGTTGCGTTTCAGTTGCAGATATACGGAGAAGGCCCTTTGCGGGAATCTTTGGCAAGGCAAATTGCACGCCTGAACCTGAAGCAATATGTTCAGCTGGGCCAGTCAATTTCGCAAGAAGTCGTTGCAAAAGAATTGGCGGCATGCCACATGTTTGTCATGCCATGCCGCAGGGATCCAGAGACAGGAGACATCGATGGGATCCCGACGGTGTTTATGGAGGCTATGGCTACGGGCAGGCCGGTAATCAGCTGCCCGGTAGCGGGAGTTTCTGAATTGGTGCGTGACGGCGAGACCGGGCTATTGGTCCCCTCGGATAATCCTGATGCGCTGGCCGAGGCTATTATCCGCTTGGAAGGAGATGACTCACTGAGGATTCGTCTTGGGAAGCAGGCACGTCTTCTGGCTGAGCAACAGCACAACCAGCTTACGAATGTGCGCCAATTCCTTAACCTGATAACAAAGCGGTGA
- a CDS encoding hypothetical protein (conserved protein of unknown function) — MTASMSRKGNCYDNAPMESFWGTLKNELVHHRRYETREPARREIAEYIELFYNRQR, encoded by the coding sequence GTCCATGAGTCGGAAGGGGAATTGCTATGACAACGCGCCGATGGAGAGTTTCTGGGGGACGCTGAAAAATGAGCTGGTGCATCACCGGCGCTACGAGACCCGTGAGCCAGCTCGCCGCGAGATCGCGGAGTACATCGAGCTGTTCTACAACCGTCAGCGGTGA
- a CDS encoding hypothetical protein (conserved protein of unknown function), with protein MAVRSGKFWRRSGHWLCGTSVVFALFWSLEAQGVTYYVAPTGNDSNPGTLANPWRHPQACVTTRSPLVAGDTCLVLNGTYADTDGDGIVVYARTTAPSGTALKPITIKSETPLGARFVVPSRVDALNAGFRITVPYYIIEGFEIQGSPYTTGNSHHGITLTSGATGTVIRMNSIHDLGRTVCSNTRANSGITFHGVANVVIEHNSFHTIGRLRAGENGCVTIIFHHDHGIYAGETQNLTIRYNIFHDITRGYPIHIYREGGCTNIGLFIYNNVFADRSPTNRPTGQILLAHSLSNVHINNNIFYDPPKGYGIEFYHVGTIKDVVISHNLTNGAASVMINPSGKPSSGLTYAENMFNTHPKVINAEARDFRLTSKSPAIDRGTDVGLPFTGRAPDIGAFEFSEQEGNSPLRPEGLQIR; from the coding sequence ATGGCAGTAAGATCAGGCAAGTTCTGGCGACGATCTGGACACTGGCTATGTGGAACCAGTGTCGTTTTTGCTCTTTTCTGGTCACTCGAGGCTCAGGGTGTCACGTACTATGTAGCCCCAACGGGTAATGATTCTAATCCAGGCACATTGGCTAATCCATGGCGACACCCGCAAGCATGTGTCACGACACGATCGCCGCTGGTCGCAGGCGACACCTGCCTCGTGCTCAACGGAACCTATGCGGATACAGACGGAGATGGGATTGTGGTGTATGCCAGAACGACTGCACCCTCCGGTACTGCATTAAAACCCATTACCATTAAAAGTGAAACACCGCTTGGAGCCCGATTCGTTGTGCCAAGCAGAGTGGACGCTCTCAACGCTGGATTCCGCATCACCGTCCCATACTACATCATTGAAGGGTTTGAAATTCAAGGATCGCCCTATACTACCGGCAATTCGCACCACGGTATCACATTGACATCGGGCGCCACCGGTACAGTTATCCGTATGAATTCCATCCATGACCTAGGGAGGACAGTCTGCTCAAATACTAGAGCAAATAGCGGAATAACCTTCCATGGTGTCGCGAACGTAGTAATTGAACACAACAGTTTCCACACAATCGGCAGACTACGAGCTGGAGAAAACGGGTGTGTTACAATCATATTCCATCACGATCATGGAATCTATGCGGGTGAAACCCAGAATCTTACGATTCGTTACAACATTTTTCATGATATTACTCGTGGGTATCCAATCCACATATATAGAGAGGGTGGATGCACGAACATTGGATTGTTTATTTATAATAACGTCTTCGCTGATAGGAGCCCAACCAATAGGCCCACAGGGCAAATCCTTCTCGCTCATTCCTTATCCAATGTGCACATAAACAATAACATTTTTTACGATCCTCCGAAGGGGTATGGCATTGAATTCTACCATGTCGGCACAATTAAAGACGTCGTCATATCCCATAACCTGACCAACGGAGCCGCTTCCGTCATGATCAACCCGAGCGGGAAACCATCATCTGGTTTGACTTATGCGGAGAATATGTTTAATACCCACCCGAAGGTTATAAATGCCGAGGCCCGCGACTTTAGACTGACTTCGAAGAGTCCCGCCATTGATAGAGGAACCGATGTCGGGCTGCCATTCACGGGAAGGGCTCCGGACATCGGGGCTTTCGAGTTTTCTGAACAGGAGGGAAACTCACCGCTGCGTCCCGAAGGGTTGCAAATCCGCTGA